In Panthera leo isolate Ple1 chromosome E3, P.leo_Ple1_pat1.1, whole genome shotgun sequence, a genomic segment contains:
- the DNAJA3 gene encoding dnaJ homolog subfamily A member 3, mitochondrial isoform X2: protein MAARCPTRWLLVAVGSPRLPATAGRGARPPRGDVVGASLGHKLNVTAFSPSLRARGSGALLTLRTGVSFKGVKSYPFVRTASFHTSSPLAKEDYYQILGVPRNASQKEIKKAYYQLAKKYHPDTNKDDPKAKEKFSQLAEAYEVLSDEVKRRQYDTYGSAGSDAGASGQSYWKGGPTVDPEELFRKIFGEFSSSSFGDFQSVFSQPQEYIMELTFNQAAKGVNKEFTVNITDTCERCDGKGNEPGTKMQNCHYCGGSGMETINTGPFVMRSTCRRCGGRGSIITTPCVICRGAGQAKQKKKVVIPVPAGVEDGQTVRMPVGKREIFITFRVQKSPVFRRDGADIHSDLFISIAQALLGGTARAQGLYETINVTIPPGIQTDQKIRMSGKGIPRINSYGYGDHYIHIKIRVPKRLTSRQQSLILSYAEDETDVEGTVNGVTNTSTGKRSTGN, encoded by the exons ATGGCGGCGCGGTGCCCCACACGCTGGTTGCTGGTGGCTGTGGGGTCCCCGCGGCTGCCGGCTACAGCGGGGAGAGGAGCCCGGCCTCCCAGGGGGGACGTGGTGGGGGCTTCACTGGGCCACAAGCTGAACGTCACTGCATTCTCGCCTTCCCTGAGAGCTCGAGGCTCCGGGGCGCTGCTGACATTGAGAACTGGTGTCAGCTTCAAAG gagtaAAAAGTTACCCTTTTGTTCGTACTGCATCCTTCCACACGAGCTCCCCTTTGGCCAAAGAGGATTATTACCAGATACTAGGAGTGCCCCGAAATGCCAGCCAGAAGGAGATCAAGAAAGCGTATTACCAG CTGGCCAAGAAATACCACCCAGACACAAACAAGGATGATCCCAAAGCCAAGGAGAAGTTCTCCCAGCTGGCAGAAGCCTATGAG GTGCTGAGTGACGAAGTGAAGAGGAGACAGTATGACACCTACGGCTCTGCGGGCTCGGACGCCGGCGCCTCCGGACAGAGCTACTGGAAAGGGGGCCCCACTGTCGACCCCGAGGAGCTCTTCAGGAAGATCTTCGGGGAATTCTCATCCTCTTCTTTTGGGGATTTCCAGAGTGTATTCAGTCAGCCTCAGGAG TACATCATGGAGCTGACGTTTAATCAGGCTGCCAAGGGGGTCAACAAGGAGTTCACCGTGAACATCACTGACACCTGCGAGCGGTGTGACGGCAAGGGGAACGAGCCTGGCACCAAGATGCAGAACTGCCATTACTGCGGCGGCTCCGGCATG GAAACCATAAATACAGGCCCCTTTGTGATGCGCTCCACGTGTCGGAGGTGTGGTGGCCGAGGCTCCATCATCACGACTCCCTGCGTGATATGCAGAGGAGCTGGACAGGCCAAGCAGAAGAAGAAAGTGGTGATCCCTGTGCCTGCCG GAGTCGAGGATGGCCAGACGGTGCGGATGCCTGTcggaaaaagagaaattttcatCACATTCAGG GTTCAGAAAAGCCCCGTGTTCCGGAGGGACGGTGCAGACATCCACTCCGACCTCTTTATTTCCATAGCTCAGGCTCTTCTTGGGGGGACAGCCAGAGCGCAAGGCCTGTACGAGACGATTAACGTGACG attCCCCCTGGGATTCAGACAGACCAGAAGATTCGGATGAGTGGGAAAGGTATCCCCCGGATTAACAGCTACGGCTATGGAGATCACTACATTCACATCAAGATAAGAGTTCCAAA GAGACTCACAAGCCGTCAGCAGAGCCTGATCCTGAGCTACGCCGAGGATGAGACCGACGTGGAGGGGACGGTGAATGGTGTCACCAATACAAGCACGG
- the DNAJA3 gene encoding dnaJ homolog subfamily A member 3, mitochondrial isoform X1, which translates to MAARCPTRWLLVAVGSPRLPATAGRGARPPRGDVVGASLGHKLNVTAFSPSLRARGSGALLTLRTGVSFKGVKSYPFVRTASFHTSSPLAKEDYYQILGVPRNASQKEIKKAYYQLAKKYHPDTNKDDPKAKEKFSQLAEAYEVLSDEVKRRQYDTYGSAGSDAGASGQSYWKGGPTVDPEELFRKIFGEFSSSSFGDFQSVFSQPQEYIMELTFNQAAKGVNKEFTVNITDTCERCDGKGNEPGTKMQNCHYCGGSGMETINTGPFVMRSTCRRCGGRGSIITTPCVICRGAGQAKQKKKVVIPVPAGVEDGQTVRMPVGKREIFITFRVQKSPVFRRDGADIHSDLFISIAQALLGGTARAQGLYETINVTIPPGIQTDQKIRMSGKGIPRINSYGYGDHYIHIKIRVPKRLTSRQQSLILSYAEDETDVEGTVNGVTNTSTGGRTMDSSAGGKARPEAGEDKEGFLSKLKKMFTS; encoded by the exons ATGGCGGCGCGGTGCCCCACACGCTGGTTGCTGGTGGCTGTGGGGTCCCCGCGGCTGCCGGCTACAGCGGGGAGAGGAGCCCGGCCTCCCAGGGGGGACGTGGTGGGGGCTTCACTGGGCCACAAGCTGAACGTCACTGCATTCTCGCCTTCCCTGAGAGCTCGAGGCTCCGGGGCGCTGCTGACATTGAGAACTGGTGTCAGCTTCAAAG gagtaAAAAGTTACCCTTTTGTTCGTACTGCATCCTTCCACACGAGCTCCCCTTTGGCCAAAGAGGATTATTACCAGATACTAGGAGTGCCCCGAAATGCCAGCCAGAAGGAGATCAAGAAAGCGTATTACCAG CTGGCCAAGAAATACCACCCAGACACAAACAAGGATGATCCCAAAGCCAAGGAGAAGTTCTCCCAGCTGGCAGAAGCCTATGAG GTGCTGAGTGACGAAGTGAAGAGGAGACAGTATGACACCTACGGCTCTGCGGGCTCGGACGCCGGCGCCTCCGGACAGAGCTACTGGAAAGGGGGCCCCACTGTCGACCCCGAGGAGCTCTTCAGGAAGATCTTCGGGGAATTCTCATCCTCTTCTTTTGGGGATTTCCAGAGTGTATTCAGTCAGCCTCAGGAG TACATCATGGAGCTGACGTTTAATCAGGCTGCCAAGGGGGTCAACAAGGAGTTCACCGTGAACATCACTGACACCTGCGAGCGGTGTGACGGCAAGGGGAACGAGCCTGGCACCAAGATGCAGAACTGCCATTACTGCGGCGGCTCCGGCATG GAAACCATAAATACAGGCCCCTTTGTGATGCGCTCCACGTGTCGGAGGTGTGGTGGCCGAGGCTCCATCATCACGACTCCCTGCGTGATATGCAGAGGAGCTGGACAGGCCAAGCAGAAGAAGAAAGTGGTGATCCCTGTGCCTGCCG GAGTCGAGGATGGCCAGACGGTGCGGATGCCTGTcggaaaaagagaaattttcatCACATTCAGG GTTCAGAAAAGCCCCGTGTTCCGGAGGGACGGTGCAGACATCCACTCCGACCTCTTTATTTCCATAGCTCAGGCTCTTCTTGGGGGGACAGCCAGAGCGCAAGGCCTGTACGAGACGATTAACGTGACG attCCCCCTGGGATTCAGACAGACCAGAAGATTCGGATGAGTGGGAAAGGTATCCCCCGGATTAACAGCTACGGCTATGGAGATCACTACATTCACATCAAGATAAGAGTTCCAAA GAGACTCACAAGCCGTCAGCAGAGCCTGATCCTGAGCTACGCCGAGGATGAGACCGACGTGGAGGGGACGGTGAATGGTGTCACCAATACAAGCACGG
- the DNAJA3 gene encoding dnaJ homolog subfamily A member 3, mitochondrial isoform X3, which produces MWCFISSLPQPCGLAKKYHPDTNKDDPKAKEKFSQLAEAYEVLSDEVKRRQYDTYGSAGSDAGASGQSYWKGGPTVDPEELFRKIFGEFSSSSFGDFQSVFSQPQEYIMELTFNQAAKGVNKEFTVNITDTCERCDGKGNEPGTKMQNCHYCGGSGMETINTGPFVMRSTCRRCGGRGSIITTPCVICRGAGQAKQKKKVVIPVPAGVEDGQTVRMPVGKREIFITFRVQKSPVFRRDGADIHSDLFISIAQALLGGTARAQGLYETINVTIPPGIQTDQKIRMSGKGIPRINSYGYGDHYIHIKIRVPKRLTSRQQSLILSYAEDETDVEGTVNGVTNTSTGGRTMDSSAGGKARPEAGEDKEGFLSKLKKMFTS; this is translated from the exons ATGTGGTGTTTCATCTCATCCCTGCCACAACCCTGTGGA CTGGCCAAGAAATACCACCCAGACACAAACAAGGATGATCCCAAAGCCAAGGAGAAGTTCTCCCAGCTGGCAGAAGCCTATGAG GTGCTGAGTGACGAAGTGAAGAGGAGACAGTATGACACCTACGGCTCTGCGGGCTCGGACGCCGGCGCCTCCGGACAGAGCTACTGGAAAGGGGGCCCCACTGTCGACCCCGAGGAGCTCTTCAGGAAGATCTTCGGGGAATTCTCATCCTCTTCTTTTGGGGATTTCCAGAGTGTATTCAGTCAGCCTCAGGAG TACATCATGGAGCTGACGTTTAATCAGGCTGCCAAGGGGGTCAACAAGGAGTTCACCGTGAACATCACTGACACCTGCGAGCGGTGTGACGGCAAGGGGAACGAGCCTGGCACCAAGATGCAGAACTGCCATTACTGCGGCGGCTCCGGCATG GAAACCATAAATACAGGCCCCTTTGTGATGCGCTCCACGTGTCGGAGGTGTGGTGGCCGAGGCTCCATCATCACGACTCCCTGCGTGATATGCAGAGGAGCTGGACAGGCCAAGCAGAAGAAGAAAGTGGTGATCCCTGTGCCTGCCG GAGTCGAGGATGGCCAGACGGTGCGGATGCCTGTcggaaaaagagaaattttcatCACATTCAGG GTTCAGAAAAGCCCCGTGTTCCGGAGGGACGGTGCAGACATCCACTCCGACCTCTTTATTTCCATAGCTCAGGCTCTTCTTGGGGGGACAGCCAGAGCGCAAGGCCTGTACGAGACGATTAACGTGACG attCCCCCTGGGATTCAGACAGACCAGAAGATTCGGATGAGTGGGAAAGGTATCCCCCGGATTAACAGCTACGGCTATGGAGATCACTACATTCACATCAAGATAAGAGTTCCAAA GAGACTCACAAGCCGTCAGCAGAGCCTGATCCTGAGCTACGCCGAGGATGAGACCGACGTGGAGGGGACGGTGAATGGTGTCACCAATACAAGCACGG